One genomic region from Anguilla rostrata isolate EN2019 chromosome 2, ASM1855537v3, whole genome shotgun sequence encodes:
- the LOC135248312 gene encoding tumor necrosis factor receptor superfamily member 17, whose translation MMARSKCAQNNFYDGLVEKCMPCYLRCSKPPVSCTAYCIKPAVGSNTSSSSVSENNNVWLILLFLLLCAVTTLMLLIQILRKRNCQPFLRKEGRHQEQGGDSGSERDLEASKETDEAHDRTMIRDESEQTYSDTLYNSSLPLPSTEEGTTILVTTKTARTYNHAHYCTQDKSLNVCRSVSVA comes from the exons ATGATGGCTAGAAGCAAATGTGCCCAGAATAATTTTTATGATGGCCTGGTGGAAAAATGTATGCCCTGCTACCTACGCTGTTCCAAACCACCTGTCAGCTGCACTGCATACTGCATCAAAC CTGCAGTCGGCTCCAacaccagctccagctctgtgtcCGAGAATAACAATGTGTGGCTGATCCTGCTTTTCCTATTGTTGTGTGCTGTTACCACACTGATGCTGCTCATTCAGATACTACGCAAAAGGAACTGCCAGCCATTCCTCAGAAAGGAAG GGAGACACCAAGAGCAAGGGGGAGACTCTGGAAGTGAGAGGGATTTGGAAGCTTCAAAGGAGACTGACGAGGCACACGATAGAACCATGATCAGGGATGAATCAGAGCAAACGTACAGTGACACTCTTTATAATTCAAGTCTACCTCTACCATCCACTGAAGAGGGAACCACCATCCTGGTCACCACAAAGACAGCACGGACCTACAATCACgcacattactgtacacaagACAAGTCTCTGAACGTATGTAGATCTGTCTCGGTAGCCTGA
- the LOC135248310 gene encoding sulfotransferase 2B1-like, producing MVGVNNLLDFRALSKMTEAELYSQYKGVYLPKLVHHPECLKHFEEFTFRTDDIIIATYPKSGTTWMQEIVPLILSEGDMASVLTLPNWDRMPWLEEHRAMALNLEQRPSPRCFVSHLHYSMMPKSFFKVKPKVIVVMRNPKDVFTSSFHYHEMASFLVNPGSVDEFLAKFMSGQVMFGSWFEHVKGWLNAEDQDHVMYISYEEMILDLKESVSKMARFMGKSLSEEVSAKIADNCTLKNMKRNKMSNYSLVPEELMDRKKSEFLRKGIIGDWKNLFTDAQSEYFDAVYKERMKDVKLNFVWDLN from the exons ATGGTAGGCGTAAACAATTTGCTTGATTTCAGAGCACTCTCCAAAATGACGGAAGCAGAGTTATATTCTCAATACAAGGGGGTTTATCTCCCAAAACTCGTACATCATCCAGAATGCCTGAAACACTTCGAAGAATTTACTTTTCGCACAGACGACATTATCATTGCGACATATCCGAAATCTG GCACAACCTGGATGCAGGAGATTGTACCATTGATCCTGAGTGAGGGGGACATGGCATCTGTGCTGACTCTGCCCAACTGGGACCGCATGCCCTGGCTAGAAGAGCACCGCGCCATGGCGCTGAACCTCGAGCAGAGACCCTCCCCTCGCTGTTTTGTCAGCCACTTACATTATTCCATGATGCCCAAGTCATTCTTCAAGGTCAAGCCGAAG GTCATTGTTGTGATGCGAAACCCAAAAGATGTGTTCACATCGTCTTTCCACTACCATGAGATGGCATCATTCCTGGTGAACCCAGGCTCAGTAGATGAGTTCTTAGCAAAGTTCATGAGTGGGCAAG TGATGTTTGGATCATGGTTTGAACATGTGAAGGGATGGCTAAATGCAGAAGACCAAGATCATGTGATGTACATATCATATGAGGAAATGATACTt GATCTGAAGGAATCCGTTTCCAAGATGGCCCGTTTCATGGGGAAATCACTGAGTGAGGAGGTGTCTGCCAAGATTGCAGATAACTGCACGCTCAAGAACATGAAACGAAACAAGATGTCAAACTACTCCCTGGTGCCAGAGGAGTTAATGGACCGGAAAAAATCAGAGTTTCTAAGAAAAG GAATCATTGGTGACTGGAAGAATCTTTTCACAGATGCCCAGTCAGAATACTTTGATGCAGTTTACAAAGAAAGAATGAAGGATGTCAAGTTAAACTTTGTTTGGGATTTAAACTGA
- the ntan1 gene encoding protein N-terminal asparagine amidohydrolase isoform X1, with product MPLLIENHKIERTSTTAEFFAKYPLLQENAEAFRAKALVNVDPKCLLYVQQREFAATTPADNSVSVIGSDDATTCHLVLVRHTGSGAACLAHCDGSSTWSEVPLIVKAVTTLSSQTKEGRLELHLVGGFDDESNTSHSLSLSLLAAFQKQKEDIHLVTCCITGALPFFLFSFECIYFLKACNLKGCSSALTELNDILTEGIHRPVVYGIGVNVKTGEVFPASFPCRGPAEELRSARTFTGGQMADIYDSSKQQVKIGPCKWSPNRDIKFWLTQDDDTILKYLSTSPLAEPPHFVPHIKTTIQFLLDHPNPDSLFQKGQPQQFRRTEQGDWERVA from the exons ATGCCCCTTCTTATTGAAAACCACAAAATTGAACGGACAAGTACAACGGCAGAATTCTTCGCCAAATATCCACTTTTGCAG GAAAATGCTGAAGCATTCCGCGCGAAAGCGCTTGTGAATGTCGACCCCAAGTGCCTCCTCTATGTGCAACAGAGGGAATTTGCAGCCACGACCCCAGCTGATA ACTCAGTTTCTGTTATTGGATCTGATGATGCAACAACCTGCCACTTGGTATTAGTTCGACATACAG GAAGTGGAGCAGCTTGTTTGGCACATTGTGATGGGTCTAGCACATGGAGTGAAGTTCCTCTCATTGTGAAAGCAGTCACCACTCTGAGCAGCCAAACCAAGGAGGGCAG GCTAGAGCTGCACCTTGTTGGTGGCTTTGATGATGAGTCCAACACATCCCACAGCCTGAGCTTAAGTCTTTTGG CGGCCTTccagaaacagaaagaagacATTCACTTGGTAACGTGCTGCATTACAGGTGCATTACCTTTTTTCCTATTCTCTTTtgagtgtatttattttcttaaggCCTGCAATCTGAAGGGTTGCTCTTCTGCCCTCACAGAACTGAACGACATTTTAACAGAAGGGATTCACAGGCCGGTTGTATACGGAATAG GAGTCAATGTTAAGACCGGTGAGGTGTTCCCAGCCTCGTTCCCATGCCGAGGGCCAGCTGAGGAGCTGCGCTCAGCTCGAACCTTCACAGGGGGCCAG atggCTGACATCTATGATTCTAGTAAACAGCAAGTGAAAATTGGCCCATGCAAATGGTCACCCAATAGGGATATTAAATTCTGGCTGACACAGGATGACGATACAATATTGAAG TATTTGTCGACGTCCCCTCTGGCTGAGCCACCTCACTTCGTGCCGCACATCAAGACCACAATCCAGTTTCTCTTGGACCACCCCAACCCGGACAGCCTCTTCCAGAAAGGGCAGCCCCAGCAGTTCCGCAGGACAGAGCAAGGAGACTGGGAGAGGGTGGCTTAG
- the rsl1d1 gene encoding ribosomal L1 domain-containing protein 1, whose translation MASDQNETMLDGVQVKKAVLALQAYLKSTSTSESLLLNESQHISLLFTLWRVPKKEQTIRIPLPHGIRTDTAEVCLFTRDEPNMTSDQTERFYKKLLTVKGVKRITEVIPFKVLKTEYKPFEAKRRLLGNFDLFLADSRIYRLLPSHIGKHFYTSKKVPLSVNLQSQQLAQGLERLIQGSTLCVSKKGCCCMARVAHSGMTTDEVVENIMAAVSTIASNLPLKGKSIKIIHLKSQSSVALPIYTSDLGHLALLQEADPQTGSAKKTKDKRKAKKKQKQAQKSSPPAGEAQASDEEVPQLVPIASPSKKAKLETPGTEGLEKAPKPAGVKGGKKGQSPRKPSSPASSKPGTPRTKAPGGGAPGEGLKQKTPKMGRGTPGKIKSAKLAKSAKKAPKTPTQKRIKKVPQSC comes from the exons ATGGCGAGTGATCAGAATGAGACGATGCTGGACGGAGTTCAG GTGAAGAAGGCTGTGCTGGCCTTACAGGCTTACCTTAAGAGCACATCCACGTCTGAGTCTCTGCTGCTGAATGAAAGCCAGCATATCTCCTTGCTCTTCACACTGTGGAGGGTCCCGAAAAAGGAACAGACCATCCGCAT CCCTTTGCCGCATggcatacgcacagacacagccgAGGTCTGTCTCTTCACCAGAGATGAGCCGAACATGACATCTGATCAAACTGAGAGGTTCTACAAGAAGCTACTCACTGTGAAGGGGGTCAAGAGAATTACTGAG GTGATTCCTTTCAAGGTGCTTAAGACGGAATACAAGCCGTTTGAAGCGAAGCGAAGGTTGCTGGGGAATTTTGACCTCTTCTTGGCGGATTCACGCATTTACCGCCTCCTGCCGTCTCACATCGGGAAACACTTCTACACGAGCAAAAA GGTTCCCCTTTCTGTGAACCTGCAGAGTCAACAGCTGGCCCAAGGTCTGGAGCGACTGATCCAGGGCTCCACGCTCTGTGTCAGTAAGAAGGGGTGCTGCTG catGGCCCGTGTGGCTCATTCCGGGATGACCACTGACGAGGTAGTGGAAAACATCATGGCTGCAGTCAGTACCATTGCATCCAATCTGCCCCTG AAGGGAAAGAGCATCAAAATCATACACCTGAAAAGCCAGTCCTCTGTAGCTCTACCCATCTACACCTCTGACCTGGGACACCtggccctgctgcaggaggcAGACCCCCAGACTGGCTCTGCTAAG aaaacaaaggaCAAACGGAAGgcgaaaaagaaacaaaaacaggccCAGAAGAGTAGCCCTCCTGCTGGAGAAGCGCAGGCTTCAGATGAGGAGGTTCCACAGCTGGTTCCTATTGCGTCTCCAAGTAAAAAGGCCAAGCTGGAG ACTCCAGGCACAGAAGGCCTTGAGAAGGCTCCCAAGCCTGCAGGAGTGAAAGGAGGCAAGAAAGGCCAGTCTCCCAGAAAACCGTCCTCACCAGCCAGCAGCAAGCCTGGCACGCCGCGCACAAAGGCACCAGGTGGGGGCGCGCCAGGGGAGGGGCTGAAGCAGAAGACCCCCAAGATGGGCAGAGGAACCCCGGGAAAAATCAAATCGGCAAAACTGGCAAAATCGGCTAAGAAGGCACCGAAAACCCCCACACAGAAACGGATTAAGAAAGTGCCTCAGTCGTGTTAA
- the gspt1 gene encoding eukaryotic peptide chain release factor GTP-binding subunit ERF3A translates to MDSRDTAPDSWEQEDDVEAPTDELQSAFTGLNVNAKPFVPNINAPEFVPTFFQKGPPENTGSNGPETVASVENLETVAPVENGESEMNTEETWEQKDEPGDSEPGGGPFGDGGTAEDSLQEMEEEEEVPMPKVAPAPPDAPKKEHVNVVFIGHVDAGKSTIGGQIMYLTGMVDKRTLEKYEREAKEKNRETWYLSWALDTNQEERDKGKTVEVGRAYFETEKKHFTILDAPGHKSFVPNMIGGASQADLAVLVISARKGEFETGFEKGGQTREHAMLAKTAGVKHLIVLINKMDDPTVNWSLDRYEECKEKLVPFLKKVGFNPKKDIYFMPCSGLTGANLKEPADCCSWYTGLPFIPHLDSLPNLNRSSDGPVRLPIVDKYKDMGTVILGKLESGSISKAQQLVMMPNRHTVEVLSLLSDDVETDDAAPGENLKLRLKGIEEEEILPGFILCNAENLCHSGRTFDAQIVIIEHKSIICPGYNAVLHIHTCNEEVQITALICLVDKKTGEKSKTRPRFVKQDQVCIARLRTAGTICLETFKDFPQMGRFTLRDEGKTIAIGKVLKLVPEKD, encoded by the exons ATGGACTCGAGAGACACTGCCCCCGATTCCTGGGAACAGGAGGACGATGTTGAGGCCCCGACCGACGAACTTCAGTCTGCCTTTACCGGCCTGAATGTGAACGCGAAGCCGTTCGTTCCCAACATTAACGCCCCTGAATTTGTTCCGACCTTTTTTCAGAAGGGGCCTCCTGAAAACACGGGGTCGAACG GCCCTGAAACTGTTGCCAGTGTGGAAAATTTGGAAACGGTTG CACCGGTGGAGAACGGAGAATCAGAAATGAACACAGAGGAGACGTGGGAGCAGAAAGACGAGCCCGGAGATTCGGAACCCGGAGGCGGGCCCTTTGGAGACGGGGGTACCGCTGAAGACTCTCTGcaagagatggaggaagaggaggaggtgcccATGCCTAAAGtagcccccgcccctccagacGCCCCCAAGAAAGAACATGTCAATGTAGTATTCATTGGCCACGTAG ATGCTGGCAAATCAACTATTGGCGGGCAGATCAT GTATTTGACAGGGATGGTAGATAAGCGCACCCTGGAGAAATACGAGAGAGAGGCGAAGGAGAAGAACAGAGAAACCTG GTACCTTTCCTGGGCCCTGGACACAAaccaggaggagagggacaaGGGGAAGACCGTGGAGGTGGGGCGAGCCTACTTTGAGACAGAAAAGAAGCACTTTACTATCCTGGATGCACCAGGCCATAAAAGCTTTGTTCCAAACATGATTGGTGGCGCATCGCAAGCTGACTTGGCAGTGTTG GTAATCTCTGCCAGGAAGGGAGAGTTTGAGACAGGCTTTGAAAAGGGTGGCCAAACCAGGGAGCACGCCATGTTGGCAAAAACAGCAGGAGTGAAGCACCTGATAGTGCTCATCAACAAAATGGACGACCCCACTGTGAACTGGAGCTTGGACAG ATATGAAGAATGTAAGGAGAAACTAGTGCCATTTTTGAAGAAGGTTGGCTTTAACCCTAAGAAGGACATTTACTTCATGCCCTGTTCCGGGCTCACGGGAGCCAACCTAAAGGAGCCTGCAGACTGCTGCTCCTGGTATAC GGGGTTACCATTCATTCCACATCTGGATAGTCTGCCAAACCTCAACAGATCAAGTGACGGACCAGTCAGATTACCCATAGTTGACAAATACAAG GATATGGGCACTGTGATCCTTGGCAAGCTGGAGTCTGGGTCTATTAGCAAAGCACAGCAGCTTGTCATGATGCCAAACAGG CACACGGTGGAGGTTCTGAGCTTGCTGTCAGACGACGTGGAGACGGACGACGCGGCGCCCGGGGAGAACCTGAAACTGCGGCTGAAGGgcatcgaggaggaggagatccTGCCCGGCTTCATCCTCTGCAACGCCGAGAACCTCTGCCACTCCGGACGCACCTTCGACGCCCAA ATTGTAATCATTGAACACAAATCAATCATCTGCCCAGGTTACAACGCAGTTCTACACATCCACACTTGCAATGAAGAAGTGCAAATTACA GCCTTAATTTGCCTGGTAGACAAAAAGACTGGTGAGAAGAGCAAGACGCGGCCTCGCTTCGTCAAGCAAGACCAAGTGTGCATCGCTCGCCTGCGGACAGCTGGGACGATCTGCCTCGAGACCTTCAAAGACTTCCCCCAGATGGGCCGCTTTACTCTACGGGATGAAG GCAAGACTATTGCTATCGGCAAGGTGTTGAAGCTGGTACCAGAGAAGGACTGA
- the ntan1 gene encoding protein N-terminal asparagine amidohydrolase isoform X2, which yields MPLLIENHKIERTSTTAEFFAKYPLLQENAEAFRAKALVNVDPKCLLYVQQREFAATTPADNSVSVIGSDDATTCHLVLVRHTGSGAACLAHCDGSSTWSEVPLIVKAVTTLSSQTKEGRLELHLVGGFDDESNTSHSLSLSLLAAFQKQKEDIHLVTCCITELNDILTEGIHRPVVYGIGVNVKTGEVFPASFPCRGPAEELRSARTFTGGQMADIYDSSKQQVKIGPCKWSPNRDIKFWLTQDDDTILKYLSTSPLAEPPHFVPHIKTTIQFLLDHPNPDSLFQKGQPQQFRRTEQGDWERVA from the exons ATGCCCCTTCTTATTGAAAACCACAAAATTGAACGGACAAGTACAACGGCAGAATTCTTCGCCAAATATCCACTTTTGCAG GAAAATGCTGAAGCATTCCGCGCGAAAGCGCTTGTGAATGTCGACCCCAAGTGCCTCCTCTATGTGCAACAGAGGGAATTTGCAGCCACGACCCCAGCTGATA ACTCAGTTTCTGTTATTGGATCTGATGATGCAACAACCTGCCACTTGGTATTAGTTCGACATACAG GAAGTGGAGCAGCTTGTTTGGCACATTGTGATGGGTCTAGCACATGGAGTGAAGTTCCTCTCATTGTGAAAGCAGTCACCACTCTGAGCAGCCAAACCAAGGAGGGCAG GCTAGAGCTGCACCTTGTTGGTGGCTTTGATGATGAGTCCAACACATCCCACAGCCTGAGCTTAAGTCTTTTGG CGGCCTTccagaaacagaaagaagacATTCACTTGGTAACGTGCTGCATTACAG AACTGAACGACATTTTAACAGAAGGGATTCACAGGCCGGTTGTATACGGAATAG GAGTCAATGTTAAGACCGGTGAGGTGTTCCCAGCCTCGTTCCCATGCCGAGGGCCAGCTGAGGAGCTGCGCTCAGCTCGAACCTTCACAGGGGGCCAG atggCTGACATCTATGATTCTAGTAAACAGCAAGTGAAAATTGGCCCATGCAAATGGTCACCCAATAGGGATATTAAATTCTGGCTGACACAGGATGACGATACAATATTGAAG TATTTGTCGACGTCCCCTCTGGCTGAGCCACCTCACTTCGTGCCGCACATCAAGACCACAATCCAGTTTCTCTTGGACCACCCCAACCCGGACAGCCTCTTCCAGAAAGGGCAGCCCCAGCAGTTCCGCAGGACAGAGCAAGGAGACTGGGAGAGGGTGGCTTAG